Within Amycolatopsis sp. cg5, the genomic segment GACCCGCGCCGCGCACGTCGTAGACGACCACGCGGAACCGGCTCGACAGCTCGGCCACCACCCCGTCCCACAGCGAACCGTTGTCCGGATAGCCGTGCACGCAGAGCACGGTGGGCGCGTCGTCCGGACCCGTCACGCGGACCGAGAGACGCACGCCGTCGCTGGCCGTCACCCACGTATGAGACATCCTGTCATGTTAGACAAGTTGTCAACAGCTAGGAATCCTTCGCCTGATTGTTCGTCCCCGGTTTCACCTCGTTGGCCGATTTCGCCGCGTCTTCGGACGTGCCTTGACCAGGATTTTCCGAGTTTTCGGGGGTTTTCGAATGTTCCACGGGAAACTTCGCAACCCCGACACGCCGTATCGCGCCGGAAACCAAGATCGATCCGACCAGAAGCACGCCCGCCGCACCCCAGCAAGCGACCCGCCAGCCACCGCCGGTGTCGTAGAGCTGTCCCGCCGCGAACGTCCCGATCGTCGCTCCGAGTAACGTCGCGCTCTCGTAGATGCCCATCGCGCGGCCCAAGCTGAGCCCCGCCGCCTCGGCCACGATCGACTGCTCGACGGGCATCGCCGCGGCGAACGCGGCCGCCGACAGGATCCACAGCACCGTGATCACCTTCGGATCCGGCGCGAACGAGAGCCCGATCGCGAACGCCGTGCTGGCGAGCATCGCGAGCGAGAGCATGAGCGGGCGGCCGATCCGGCGCACCACCTTGTGCAGCACGTCGGGCAGCAGGCTGTAGACGATGAAGCCGGGCAGGAAGACGGCCGCGATCTGGCCCAGATTCAGGTGATGGCCGCGCTGCAGATGCATCAGGAGCAGCAACGCGATCCCGGCCTCGACCATCGCGGTGATCGCGACCAGCACCAGCATCGGCCGCAGCCGTTTCCCCAGCTGACGCAGCTTGGGCGCGTTCTCGACGACCTGGTTCTCGCCGATCCTGAGCAGCATCACCACGGCCGCGACCAGGCACGCGGCGGCGGCGAGCCAGAACACGCCGCGATAGCCGATCTTGCCGACCAGGATCATCGCCGCGACGAACGCGATCCAGGTGCCGCCGCCCTCGGCGGCGAAGAGCTTGCTGAACGCCCCACTGTCGTCCAGCAGCCCTTCGCCGACGCGGGCCCGCAGTGCCACCCAGAACAACGCGCCGCCCGCGCCCCCGAGCACGGCCGCCGCGTACGCGAGCCCGATCCCCGGCGCGACCGCGTAGCCCACAAAGGACAGTCCATAAAGGACCGCGCCGATGGCGGCGACGCGTCCCCTGTCGTGCCGGTCGGCGAGATGCCCCGCCAGCGGCCGGACCAGGAACGACACGAGCGTCTCCAGCGCCGTCAGCGCGCCGACCTCGCCCGCCGACGCGCCGAGCTGACTGCCCACCCAGAGCGGCAGGAAGAAGTCGAGTACCTCGACCGGCCCCTTCGTCAGCATCGCCGCGAGTTCGTTCTGCTCACCGCGTTTCAGCGCCGCCCCCATGCCTGACAACGGTAAGCACGCCGCGCGGCGGGGTCGTCCTTCGAAAGGAGGACCGCGCGTGCGACCAGGGTCTGATGTCCACCGTTCGGTTGACAACCAGGTTCCACCGCGCAGTCGTCCCGTGCGGGTGCTCCCGCGACGGAAGCTTGTCCCATGACAGCAGCAGTGACAGTGCGCGGACTGCGCAAGGAGTATCCCGGCCACGTCGCGGTGGACGGCCTGGATCTCGACATCCACCGCGGCGAGGTGTTCGCGCTGCTCGGCCCCAACGGCGCGGGCAAGACCACGACCGTCGAGATCCTCGAAGGCCACCGTGACCGCACCGCGGGCGACGCGCTCGTGCTCGGCGAGGACCCCGGCAAGGCGGGCCGCGCCTGGCGCGCCAAGCTCGGCATCGTCCTCCAGACGGCGAACGACGCCGCCGAACTCACCGTCGCCGAGACCGTCCGGCACTTCGCCAGGTACTACGCCGACGCGCGTGACCCCGACGAGGTGATCGAGAAGGTCGGGCTGACCGCGAAGGCCAAGAGCCGCGTCGAAACGCTCTCCGGCGGGCAGCGCAGGCGGGTCGACGTCGCACTCGGCATCATCGGCCGCCCCGAACTGCTCTTCCTCGACGAACCGACCACCGGCTTCGACCCCGAGGCCCGCCGCCAGTTCTGGGACCTCATCTCCGGGCTCGCCGCCGAGGGCACCACGATCCTGCTCACCACCCACTACCTCGACGAGGCCGAGGCGCTGGCCGACCGGGTGGCGGTCATCGCGCGCGGGCGGATCGTCGCCGAAGGCACCCCGCAGAACCTCGGCGGCCGTGAGAAGGCCGAAGCCGTCGTGAGCTGGGTCGACGCCAACGGCGCGCACTCCGAGCACACGAACTTCCCCACGAAGCTCATCAACCAGCTCTCTACTGGGGGTAGGGAGCTGGCCGAACTCACCGTCACCCGGCCCAGCCTGGAGGACATCTACCTCGATCTGATCGGAGAACGCGCATGACCACGCTGGCACTGCCCGGCACCCTCACCGTCGGGCTGATCCGCGGCGGCGCGGAGCTCAAGGAGTTCTTCCGCCACAAGGAACAGGTCGTCTTCACCTTCGCCATGCCCGCGTTCATCATGGTGCTGCTCGGGTCGATGCTGAACGGCGACATCGGCGGCGGCGTCACCTCCGGCACGGTGCTCGCGGCGGGCATGATCGGCTCCGGCATCATCTCGACCTCGTTCAACAGCATCGGGATCGGGCTGGCTGGCGACCGCGAGGACGGCACGCTGAAACGCCTGCGCGGCACGCCGATGCCCGCCGCGTCGTTCTTCATCGGCAAGATCGTGCTGGTCGCGGTGTCGAGCCTGGCGCAGGCGCTGTTCATGATCGTGGTCGGCTCGCTGCTGTTCGACCTGACGCTGCCGACCGATCCGATGAAGTGGCTGACGCTGGCCTGGGTGTTCCTGCTCGGCATCACTGCCTGCACGCTGCTCGGCATCACCATCGGCTCGCTGGTCCGCTCGGTCAGCGGCGCGGTCGCGGTGATGAACCTGGTCTTCATCTCGCTGCAGTTCGTGTCCGGCGTGTTCGTCACCCCGATCACGCACCTGCCGAAGGTTATGGTCGACATCGCGTCGTTCTTCCCGGTGAAGTGGATCTGCCAGGGCTTCCGGTCGGTGTTCCTGCCGGACAGCGCTGTCATCAACGAAATGGCTGGCTCATGGGAACTCCCCCGCATCGCACTGGTGCTTGGCATCTGGGTCGTCGCCGGGCTGCTGCTGGCGCGGCTGACCTTCCGCTGGACCAACAACGGCCGGTAGACATCTGGGACCGCTGGTACTGGATCTGGGAGCTCTACTTCGCGGTCGCCTACCTGGCCACCATCGCGCTGATCCTGATCAACGACGCCGAAGACGCCGCCAAGCTGGTCAGCTCGGCGGCGTTGACCGGCATCGTGGTGGCCTACCTGCTGCTGGGCAGGCGGTCGGTGCGCGACCACGAGACGGACGGGAAGGGCTACCTGTTCGGCGTCATCGTGCTGGTGCTCTTCCTGACCGCGGTCATCGCCTGCTCGGCGACCGGCTACGCGTTGTTCGCCATCTGCCCGATGGCGTTCATGACGCAGCCGGTCGGGATGGCGTCGGCGCTGACCGGGCTGCTGGTGCTCACCCCGGTGGTGTCGGTCGTGGTGCACAACGGTTTCGGCGACCCGGCGCTCGGGACGCTGCTGCCGATGAGCGCGCTGATGATCCTGTTCGGGGTGTTCATCGGCCGCTGGATCACCAAGGTCATCGAGCAGAGCAAGGAACGCGCCGACCTGATCGAGAAGCTCGAAGCCAGCCAAGCGGAGGTCGCGCGGCTGTCTCGCGAAGCGGGCACGGCAGCGGAACGTGAACGGCTGGCGCGGGAAATCCACGACACGCTCGCGCAGGGCTTCACCAGCATCGTGACGCTGACCCAGGCCATCGAGTCCGAAATGGACACCGACCAGGTCGCGGCGAGGCGGCATCTGTCGCTGGCGGCGCGGACCGCGCGGGAGAACCTCGCCGAGGCACGCGCCATGGTCGCGGCGCTGACCCCGTCCGCGCTCGCCGCCGGGACGCTGGAGGACGCGATCCGGCGGCAGGCCGACCGGCTCGGCGAGGAGTCGGCGTTGCGGGTGAACTGCGTGATCTCGCCGCTGCCGCCGCTCGGGACGGCGGCCGAGGTGGTCGTGCTGCGCGCCGCGCAGGAGGCGCTGACCAACATCGTCAAGCACGCCCGCGCGTCCACAGTGGAACTGCGGCTGGCCGCCTCCGGCGGCGTCGTGCGGCTTATGGTGATCGACGACGGCGCCGGCTTCGACACCGCCGAGCCGTCGGACGGTTTCGGCTTGCGCGGGATGCGCGCGCGTGCGGAACAGGTCGGCGGTTCGCTGACCATCCGAAGTGGACTTTCCGATGGGACGACCGTGACACTGGAGGTACCGGCGTGATCACCGTGATGCTGGTGGACGACCACCCGGTCGTGCGCGAGGGGCTGCGCGGGATGCTGGAGGCCGAGCCGGACCTGACGGTGGTCGGCGAGGCGGGCTCCGGCGACGAGGCGGTCGCGTTGACCAGGGTCAAGCAGCCGGACGTGATCCTGATGGACCTACGCATGCCCGGTCTCGACGGTGTCGGCGCGACGCGCGCGATCTTGGCGAGTCCCCGCGTCAGCGCGTGGTCGTGCTGACGACGTACGAAAGCGACGCCGACATCCTGCGCGCGGTCGAAGCGGGCGCGGCGGGTTATCTGCTGAAGGACGCGTCGCGGACGGAACTCGCGGACGCGATCCGCGCGGCGTCGCGCGGCGAGACCGTGCTGGCGCCCTCGGTGGCGGGGAAACTGGTGAACCGGGTGCGCAATCCGGCGCCGCAACCGTTGTCCGCGCGGGAGATCGAGGTGCTGCGGCTGGTGTCGAAGGGCAGCACGAACGCCGACATCGGGCGGGCGCTGCACATCAGCGAGGCGACGGTGAAAACGCATCTGCTGCGCGTGTTCTCGAAACTCGACGTGTCCGACCGGACCGCCGCGGTGATGGCCGCGATGAACGCGGGGGTTCTCTGAGCGAAGCGTGGCGCCGCACGACAGAATGACCGCCATGCTGCCTACCACCGAGCTAGCGCTGCTTCGCCGGATCGCCACCGAGCAGGCGACGCGCCGGGTCCCGTCACTGGTCGCCGCCGTCGTCCGCGACGGCGAAATCGCCTGGTCAGGCGCGCGCGGCCGGGTCGACGGCCAGACGCCGGGCGACGACACGCAGTACCGGCTCGGCTCGATCACCAAGTCGATCGTGGCCGCGGTCGTGATGCGCCTGCGCGACGAGGGCAAGCTCGACCTGAACGACCCGCTGGACAAGCACGTCGCGGGCACCTCGTTCGGCGCGTCGACGATCGGCCAGCTGCTCTCGCACACGGCCGGTCTCACCGCCGAGTCGCCGGGCCTGTGGTGGGAACGCACGGTCGGCGACGACTGGAAGGCGCTCGAAACGAGTCTCGCGACCGACTCGCTGAAGCACCGTCCCGGCGCCCGTTTCCACTACTCGAACGTCGGCTACGGCGTGCTCGGCGAGGTCATCGCCCGGCACCGCGGCACCGGCTGGTTCGACGCGGTCCGCGACGAGGTGTTGACCCCGCTCGGCATGACCCGCACGACACCGTCACCCGAAGCCCCGCACGCACCCGGTCTGGCCGTGCACCCGTTCGCGGACGTCGTGCTCCCCGAGCCGTCGCACGACGCCGGCGCGATGGCGCCGGCCGGTCAGCTGTGGTCGACCATCACCGACCTCGCCCGCTGGACCGCGTTCGTCGGCGGCCACACCGCGGGCGTGCTGCGCGCGGAGACCGTCGCCGAGATGCGCGACATGGTCACCGTCGACGACGGCGACGTCTGGACGAGCGGCTACGGGCTGGGCATGCAGCTCATCCGCACGCAGGGGCGGGCACTGGCCGGGCACACCGGCTCGATGCCGGGCTTCCTCGCCTGCTCGCTCATCGACCCGGCGACCCAGACCGGCGCGCTGGTCATGGCGAACACGACCGCCGGGGTGGCGCTGGTCCAGCTCGCGATCGACCTGATCAACCTGACGGAGGAACACGAACCCCGGTTCCCCGCCGAGTGGATTCCGTCCATTGTGGACTCTGCTTCGCTGGCGCTGACGGGGTTGTGGCACTGGGGGCCGACGGCGTACCACCTGCGGATGCTGGCGGACGGCTGCTTCAGCCTCGCGCCCGCCGAGGGCTCCGGGCGGGCTTCGCGGTTCCGGCCGGTGTCGGATGATGTTTGGCTGGGGCTGGACGGGTACTACGCGGGCGAGACGCTGGCCGTCGGCCGGGATGCTTCCGGGGTGGCGCGGAGCCTGGATCTGGCTACGTTCATCTTCTCGCGCACGCCCTACGCGCTGGACGCTCCGATCCCTGGGGGCGTGGATCCCTCTGGCTGGCGGGCCTGACGGGTGTTGTGCCCGGGTATCCCAGGCGGGGTCGGGCTTCCAAGGGGCGCCCTTGTCACGCCTAGCGTTTCAAGGGTGGCCTTTGTGTGGGCGCTCGCGTGACGGAGTTGGATTTGGGCCACCGAGTCGGGACTTTTGTCCTTAATGACCGAATAGCGTGGCCCAAATCGCACTCGCTCGGGGATTACCAGGGTTTTGAAGGGAACCCGGTCACGGCCTTGCGCGGGCTACATTCAGGTCACCCGAGAAGACCCTCTGACCTGGCCTTATATCGCCTATCCACACCTGGTCGCCCCTGTGGACAACTCGCCTTCCGACCAGATTCGCGGCCGGGGCTTCGATAAGCTGGACGTGGGGCCGGCCCCCTGGGAGAGGCGGGGGATGGGGAGTTGGGGGCGCTGCGGAAATCCCACATCGTGAGCGTGGGTCGGGTTGGCCGGGATCGGGTGGGCGGGGCCTGAGAGACTGCCCGCATGACCGATGCAGCTGAGGTGACCATCCCCGCAGAACTCAAGCCTGCCGACGGACGGTTCGGCTGCGGACCCTCCAAGGTCCGCGAGTCGCAACTGGCCAACCTGGCGAAATCCGGGGCGGAGTACCTCGGCACGTCCCATCGCCAGAAGCCGGTGAAGTCGCTCGTCGGCCGCGTGCGCGCCGGGCTGACCGAGCTGTTCGGGCTGCCCGACGGCTACGAAGTGATCCTCGGCAACGGCGGGACGACCGCATTCTGGGACGCTGCGGCCTTCGGGTTGGTCAAGGAGCGGTCGCAGCACTTCACCTATGGCGAGTTCTCGTCGAAGTTCGCCACGGTGACCAAGGGCGCCCCGTTCCTCGCCGACCCGATCGTCGTCAAGTCCGACCCCGGCACCGCTCCGGAGATCGCCTACCAGTCCGGCGCCGACCTGGTCGGCTGGGCGCACAACGAGACCTCGACCGGTGTCGCGGTGCCCGTCAAGCGCCCCGAGGGCAGCGAAGGCGCGCTCGTCGCGATCGACGCGACCAGTGGCGCGGGCGGCCTGCCCGTCAAGGCCGAGGACTTCGACGTCTACTACTTCGCGCCGCAGAAGTCGTTCGCGTCCGACGGTGGCCTCTGGATCTCGCTGGCTTCGCCCGCCGCGGTCGAGCGGATCGGTGAGATCGGGGCGAGCGACCGCTGGATCCCGGAGTTCCTCTCGCTGACCACCGCGCTGGACAACTCGCGCAAGGACCAGACGTACAACACGCCCGCGGTGGCGACGCTGTTCATGCTGGCCGACCAGATCGAGTGGATGCTCGGCAACGGCGGCCTCGCGTGGACGACCGCGCGCACCAAGGACTCGTCGACCCGGCTCTACGAGTGGGCCGAGAAGACCGGCTACACCACGCCGTTCGTCGCCGACCCGGCACTGCGCTCGCAGGTCGTCGGCACGATCGACTTCGCCGACGAGGTGGACGCGTCCGCCGTGGCGAAGGTGTTGCGCGCCAACGGGATCGTCGACACCGAGCCGTACCGGAAGCTGGGCCGCAACCAGCTACGCGTCGGCCTGTTCCCGGCCATCGACCCTGACGACATCACGCTGCTCACCCAGAGCATCGAGTTCGTGGTCGACAAGCTGAGCTGACCCGGACCGGCGTGCTGATGCCCACCAGATCGTGGCGAGCATCAGCACGCCGGCGATGGTGTACGCCTCCGCACCGGTCCGCGCGCCGACCGACAGCGCGGGGAACGGCATCAGCCACGGCAGATAACTCACGAACAGCAGCGCGCTCAGCCCGGCGAACGTCAGCAAACTGTTGCCCAGCAAGCGGTCCGGCTCCCGCCACCGCAGGCCGAGCGCGCCCAGCAGCACGATCGCGGGCGCGCACCAGACCCAGTGGTGCGTCCACGAGACCGGCGAGACGAGCAGCCCGCCGACCGCGCACGCGACCAGCGCCAGCGGCACCTGCCCGGCGCGCAGCGCCGCCCTGACCGCGAAGACCGTCAGCGCCAGCAGCACCAGCACGCCGAGCACCCACAGCAGCGAGCCCGAGTAGCCGGCACGCGCGAGCACGCCGCGGAACGACTGGTTCCCGACGTACCAGAGGTCGCCGATCCGGCTGGTCGCCAGCATCAGGTGCAGCCAGAACCGCTCCGACGCCGACGGCAGCACCGCCCACATCACCGCGGCCACCCCGGCGAACGTGCCGACGCACCGTCCCAGCGAGCGGTAATCCTTGCGCAGCAAGAAGAACAGGCAGAACACCAGCGGCGTCAGCTTGATCGCGGCGACCAGGCCGACCAGCACCCCGCGCGGCCAGCGGCGCCACGGGGCCAGCACGTCGACGACCACGGCGAGCATCAGCAGGATGTTGATCTGACCGTAGTTGAGCGTCGCCAGCACCGGCTCGACCAGCGTCGCGCTCAACTGGACCGCGACCGCCACGTAAGCCGCGGTACGCCGGGCCACCCCGGTCTTGAGCAGGCAGAGGAACGCCACCACGCCAAGGCCGAGCAGCGAGAGCACGTTCAGCGCGACGAGCACGGCCTTCACCGGCGCGATCGTCCCGGCGAGGAACAGCACGGCCGCGAACGGCGTGTAGGTGAACGGCAGCTTGATGTTCTGCGTGGTCTCGACCATGCCCTCGTACGGGGTGCCGCTTTCCGCGAGCTTGCGCGCGCCGCCGACGTACACCTCGAGATCGAGGCCCGGGAAGCCCCTGAGCAGGAACACCGCGACGATGACCGCCACTTCCAAGGCGAGCAGCGTGCCCAGGGTCTTCTTCGACATACGGCCATCCAACACGACGGCCCGTGCCTCTGATCAGCAGGGCTTTAGCGACAAGTCGGCACGAAAAGATTCTCGCGAAGAGTTGAACCGTTCAAGGAAACGCCGCGTGTGAAGGGGCGTCGGGCACCGCGCCCGGCACTGCTGAAGAAGAGGTAACCCATGCGCAAGATCCTGCTCTCCGCCGTCGTCGTCTCGCTCGGTGTCGCCGCCGGCACCGGCATCGCGTTCGCGCACGACGGCCACCCCGCGCCGGCGCCGGGCCCGGCGGACAACAGCGGCGCCCCGGTCTTCCTCGCGGCCGAGCTGTCCGGCAAGAACGAAATCCCGGTGCCAGGCGGGCCAAAGACAGGTGATCCGGACGGCAAGGCCGTGCAGGTCATCAGGATCCAGGGCAACCAGGTGTCATTCGGCATCACATGGAAGAACATCGGCGCCCCGACGGCGGCCCACATCCACCAGGGTGACGCGAAGTCGAACGGCCCGGTCAAGGTCGGCTTCTTCGCCACCGCGCTGCCCGGCACGCTCAGCGCGGTGACCGGCAAGGTGACCGTCGACGACAAGGTGCTGCTCGACGCGCTCAAGACCAAGCCCGGCGACTTCTACGCCAACCTGCACACGGCGGAGTTCCCCGGCGGCGCGGTGCGCGGCCAGTTCAAGAAGCTCGACAAGCCGGTCGACCTCAACCGCGTGCTCCACGCGGGCGACCTGAGCTCACTCGCCAGCGGCGACCAGGAAGTCCAGGTACCCGGCGGCCCCGCGGCAGGCGATCCCGACGGCTCCGCGACCTCGTTCGTCTCGGCCAAGCGCGGTGAGGTCGACTTCTCGTTCGCCTTCGCGGGCATCGGCGCGCCCACGCTCGGCCACATCCACCAGGGCGCGGCGGGCGTCAACGGCGCGGTCGTGGTGCCGCTGTTCACCGCCGACGGCGGGCTTCCGGCTTCGCTCAACGGCATCGCGGGCACGGCCACGAAGGTCCCCGGTGACATCGTCCGCAAGCTGAACGCCAGCCCCGGCGAGTTCTACACCAACCTGCACACCGCGGCGTTCCCCGCGGGCGCGGTGCGCGGACAGGTCTTCGACACCTCGGAGACCACCCGCTGGTAAGGACTCGTGCGCGTTGCGGGCGGTTCTAACCGCCCGCAACGCGCACGACCGTCAGCAGCAGCTTTGCTTGGCCAGGCGCTGGAAGGTGGCCGAGCGGGCGCCCGCCGGTGGCTGCGACGCCGCCGCTTCGACGTCCGCGAACAGCTTTTCCCTTGCGGCGCGGTCGATCACCCGGCCGCGGACGACCACGGCGTGGATCTTCTGGGTGTTGCGGATGTCGTCGAGCGGGTTGGCGTCGAGCACGACCAGGTCGGCCGACTTGCCGGGGGTGACGGTGCCGGTGGTGCGCTCCAGCCCGAGGAACCTGGCGGCCTCGCTGGTGACCGCGCGTAGCGAATCCATCGGGCTCAGGCCCGCCTTGACCATCAGTTCCAGCTCTTCGTGCAGGCCGAAACCCGGGAAGCAGTAGGGATTGAGGCTGTCCGTGCCGCCGATGATGCCGACGCCCGCCTCGTGCATCGCGCCGACCAGCTCGACCCGTGAGTCGAAGTAGACGCTCTGCTCCTTGATCTCCTTCGGGGTTTTCGGTGCGAACAGCTGGATCCGGTCGGCCCAGTGGGCCTTCAGCTCGGCGGGGATGTACTTGAGCCGGGGATCGTTCAGGTAGGTCTCGGCAGGCATCGAGATCACCCGGTTGACCACCAGTGTCGGTGACTGCCACGACCCGTTGCGGATGAGCTGGGCGAAGAACCGTTCGGCCTTCGGGCGGCTGTATTCGAGCATCGCCTGCCGCTCGAGCTCTCGGGCAAGATTGAAGAAATCCCGGGGCGATTTCGGGTCGATCGGGGTGGCCGCCAAGCGCGTGAGGAACTCTTTTTCCTTCAGCGAGACCTGGAACGTGGTGCCGAAAAGGTGCTCGAAACTGCGCTGGCCCGCCTCGCTGGCCTCCAGCACGCTGAGCCGGTACGGCACGTGCCCCGCGAACGGCAGCCCCTGGCGGCGCGCCTCGTCGGCGATCGCGTAGAGCTCGTTGCGGCCGAGGTACGAGTAGACCTTGATGAACTTGGCGCCCAGCGCCTTCTCGGCGCGCACGAACGCGCGGGCCTCCGCCTCGTTCGAGACGTGGCTGACCGGCGGCTGCAGCAGTGAGACGGGACCGTCCACGATGCTGCTGCCCAGCACCGCGCGCGGGCCGAGCAGCGCACCGCTCTCGATCCGGTCGTGTACGGCTCGATTCTCCTCGTAGCCCCACATCTCGCGGATGCCGGTGACACCGTTCGCGATGTAGAGCGGCGGGAAGATGTCCACTAAGTCCAGACCGTGGGTGTGCATGTCCCAAAGCCCTGGTATGACGTACTTCCCGCGACAGGTGAGTGAACGCACACCCTCCACATCGGGCAGTTCACGGTCACGCCCGAGCCAGGCGATCCGGTCGCCGGCGAGCGCGACGGCCATGTCCCGCCGGGGCGGGGCGCCGGAGCCGTCGATCACCGTGACCTGTCTCAAAACAGTGATTTCCGCGGCGGTGGCCTGCGCGCCGGGCGAAAGCACCCCCGGGATCGCCACCCCGGCACCACTCGCCGCCGCCCATTTGAGAAAGTCACGCCGCCCGAGCATTTTTCGGCCCTCCACAGAAACCCAGCCATACGCCTGAGAGTCACCTTAGGGGAAATCTCCCCCAAGGTGACTGCCAAAAAATGCTCAAGCGAGTGCCTGGGTGGGCGGCAGCTTCGCCGCCCGCATCGCCGGATACGCACCGGCGATCGCGCCGACGAGCGCCGCGACACCGACGCCACCGGCCAATGCTCCGAACGGGAGCACCGCCGGCCAGCCTTGGCTGAGCGCGTAACTCGCGGTGACCACGATCCCGACGATCACTCCACATAGGCCACCGAGTCCGGACAGCAGCACCGACTCGGTGAGGAACTGCCCGCGAATCTGCCGTTTCGTGGCACCGAGCGCTCGCCGCAGCCCGATCTCGCGGCGTCTCTCGAGCACCGAGATCACCATCGTGTTCGCGACGCCGACGCCGCCGACGAGCAGCGCGACCGCGCCGAGCCCGAGGAACAGCGCGCTGTAGGTGTTGTCCGTGATCTTCTGCGCGGCCAGCGCCTCGGACGGGCGGCGAACCTCGACCTCGTTGGGCGCCTGGGGGTTCAGCGTCTGGCCGAGCACGCTGCGCACACTGTCCACATCGGACTCATCGGCGCGCAGGTACACCGCGCTGGGATGACCGTCG encodes:
- a CDS encoding MFS transporter: MGAALKRGEQNELAAMLTKGPVEVLDFFLPLWVGSQLGASAGEVGALTALETLVSFLVRPLAGHLADRHDRGRVAAIGAVLYGLSFVGYAVAPGIGLAYAAAVLGGAGGALFWVALRARVGEGLLDDSGAFSKLFAAEGGGTWIAFVAAMILVGKIGYRGVFWLAAAACLVAAVVMLLRIGENQVVENAPKLRQLGKRLRPMLVLVAITAMVEAGIALLLLMHLQRGHHLNLGQIAAVFLPGFIVYSLLPDVLHKVVRRIGRPLMLSLAMLASTAFAIGLSFAPDPKVITVLWILSAAAFAAAMPVEQSIVAEAAGLSLGRAMGIYESATLLGATIGTFAAGQLYDTGGGWRVACWGAAGVLLVGSILVSGAIRRVGVAKFPVEHSKTPENSENPGQGTSEDAAKSANEVKPGTNNQAKDS
- a CDS encoding ABC transporter ATP-binding protein; amino-acid sequence: MTAAVTVRGLRKEYPGHVAVDGLDLDIHRGEVFALLGPNGAGKTTTVEILEGHRDRTAGDALVLGEDPGKAGRAWRAKLGIVLQTANDAAELTVAETVRHFARYYADARDPDEVIEKVGLTAKAKSRVETLSGGQRRRVDVALGIIGRPELLFLDEPTTGFDPEARRQFWDLISGLAAEGTTILLTTHYLDEAEALADRVAVIARGRIVAEGTPQNLGGREKAEAVVSWVDANGAHSEHTNFPTKLINQLSTGGRELAELTVTRPSLEDIYLDLIGERA
- a CDS encoding ABC transporter permease gives rise to the protein MTTLALPGTLTVGLIRGGAELKEFFRHKEQVVFTFAMPAFIMVLLGSMLNGDIGGGVTSGTVLAAGMIGSGIISTSFNSIGIGLAGDREDGTLKRLRGTPMPAASFFIGKIVLVAVSSLAQALFMIVVGSLLFDLTLPTDPMKWLTLAWVFLLGITACTLLGITIGSLVRSVSGAVAVMNLVFISLQFVSGVFVTPITHLPKVMVDIASFFPVKWICQGFRSVFLPDSAVINEMAGSWELPRIALVLGIWVVAGLLLARLTFRWTNNGR
- a CDS encoding sensor histidine kinase, which codes for MGTPPHRTGAWHLGRRRAAAGAADLPLDQQRPVDIWDRWYWIWELYFAVAYLATIALILINDAEDAAKLVSSAALTGIVVAYLLLGRRSVRDHETDGKGYLFGVIVLVLFLTAVIACSATGYALFAICPMAFMTQPVGMASALTGLLVLTPVVSVVVHNGFGDPALGTLLPMSALMILFGVFIGRWITKVIEQSKERADLIEKLEASQAEVARLSREAGTAAERERLAREIHDTLAQGFTSIVTLTQAIESEMDTDQVAARRHLSLAARTARENLAEARAMVAALTPSALAAGTLEDAIRRQADRLGEESALRVNCVISPLPPLGTAAEVVVLRAAQEALTNIVKHARASTVELRLAASGGVVRLMVIDDGAGFDTAEPSDGFGLRGMRARAEQVGGSLTIRSGLSDGTTVTLEVPA
- a CDS encoding serine hydrolase domain-containing protein, whose product is MLPTTELALLRRIATEQATRRVPSLVAAVVRDGEIAWSGARGRVDGQTPGDDTQYRLGSITKSIVAAVVMRLRDEGKLDLNDPLDKHVAGTSFGASTIGQLLSHTAGLTAESPGLWWERTVGDDWKALETSLATDSLKHRPGARFHYSNVGYGVLGEVIARHRGTGWFDAVRDEVLTPLGMTRTTPSPEAPHAPGLAVHPFADVVLPEPSHDAGAMAPAGQLWSTITDLARWTAFVGGHTAGVLRAETVAEMRDMVTVDDGDVWTSGYGLGMQLIRTQGRALAGHTGSMPGFLACSLIDPATQTGALVMANTTAGVALVQLAIDLINLTEEHEPRFPAEWIPSIVDSASLALTGLWHWGPTAYHLRMLADGCFSLAPAEGSGRASRFRPVSDDVWLGLDGYYAGETLAVGRDASGVARSLDLATFIFSRTPYALDAPIPGGVDPSGWRA
- the serC gene encoding phosphoserine transaminase: MTDAAEVTIPAELKPADGRFGCGPSKVRESQLANLAKSGAEYLGTSHRQKPVKSLVGRVRAGLTELFGLPDGYEVILGNGGTTAFWDAAAFGLVKERSQHFTYGEFSSKFATVTKGAPFLADPIVVKSDPGTAPEIAYQSGADLVGWAHNETSTGVAVPVKRPEGSEGALVAIDATSGAGGLPVKAEDFDVYYFAPQKSFASDGGLWISLASPAAVERIGEIGASDRWIPEFLSLTTALDNSRKDQTYNTPAVATLFMLADQIEWMLGNGGLAWTTARTKDSSTRLYEWAEKTGYTTPFVADPALRSQVVGTIDFADEVDASAVAKVLRANGIVDTEPYRKLGRNQLRVGLFPAIDPDDITLLTQSIEFVVDKLS
- a CDS encoding glycosyltransferase 87 family protein → MSKKTLGTLLALEVAVIVAVFLLRGFPGLDLEVYVGGARKLAESGTPYEGMVETTQNIKLPFTYTPFAAVLFLAGTIAPVKAVLVALNVLSLLGLGVVAFLCLLKTGVARRTAAYVAVAVQLSATLVEPVLATLNYGQINILLMLAVVVDVLAPWRRWPRGVLVGLVAAIKLTPLVFCLFFLLRKDYRSLGRCVGTFAGVAAVMWAVLPSASERFWLHLMLATSRIGDLWYVGNQSFRGVLARAGYSGSLLWVLGVLVLLALTVFAVRAALRAGQVPLALVACAVGGLLVSPVSWTHHWVWCAPAIVLLGALGLRWREPDRLLGNSLLTFAGLSALLFVSYLPWLMPFPALSVGARTGAEAYTIAGVLMLATIWWASARRSGSAQLVDHELDALGEQRDVVRVDGREQADA
- a CDS encoding CHRD domain-containing protein yields the protein MRKILLSAVVVSLGVAAGTGIAFAHDGHPAPAPGPADNSGAPVFLAAELSGKNEIPVPGGPKTGDPDGKAVQVIRIQGNQVSFGITWKNIGAPTAAHIHQGDAKSNGPVKVGFFATALPGTLSAVTGKVTVDDKVLLDALKTKPGDFYANLHTAEFPGGAVRGQFKKLDKPVDLNRVLHAGDLSSLASGDQEVQVPGGPAAGDPDGSATSFVSAKRGEVDFSFAFAGIGAPTLGHIHQGAAGVNGAVVVPLFTADGGLPASLNGIAGTATKVPGDIVRKLNASPGEFYTNLHTAAFPAGAVRGQVFDTSETTRW